ATGTAATGTATTTATGGTGCCTTGGAACATATCGGTAGAGGAAGTGGAAAGATTAAAGCCAGATGGTATCTTTTTATCAAATGGTCGACCCTACGGATGTAACGCCGGTTATTGAACTGGTAAGGCAGCTACGTGGAAAATATCCCATATTTGGAATCTGTCTGGGGCATCAGATGATTTCCCTTGCATATGGTGCCAAAACATATAAATTAAAGTTCGGTCACAGAGGAGGAAATCATCCGGTCAAGAATCTGGAAACAGGAAAAATAGAGATTACATCTCAGAATCATTCCTATGCCGTGGATGAGGATAGTTTAAGAAATACAGACCTTGAAGTGACCCATATTAACCTGTTGGATCATACAGTAGAGGGAGTTGCCTGCCCAAGGGACGAGGTGTTCAGCGTACAGTAAGTATCATCCGGAAAGTGCGCCCGGACCGCAGGACAGCTTATATTTGTTTGATAGGTTTATTGAAATGATGGAGGGAACGAAGAATGGCTAAAAGAACGGCTAAAAGAACGGATTTGAAAAAAATACTAGTCATCGGTTCCGGTCCGATTATCATTGGTCAGGCTGCAGAATTTGATTATGCCGGAACACAGGCATGTCTGGCATTAAAAGAGGAAGGTTATGAAGT
The window above is part of the Lachnoclostridium edouardi genome. Proteins encoded here:
- a CDS encoding glutamine amidotransferase-related protein; this encodes MVDPTDVTPVIELVRQLRGKYPIFGICLGHQMISLAYGAKTYKLKFGHRGGNHPVKNLETGKIEITSQNHSYAVDEDSLRNTDLEVTHINLLDHTVEGVACPRDEVFSVQ